One region of Dysidea avara chromosome 1, odDysAvar1.4, whole genome shotgun sequence genomic DNA includes:
- the LOC136239025 gene encoding cytochrome P450 4F6-like, whose protein sequence is MLTPAFHFDMLKQYVPVYNEVSQKLLDIWGEHADRGESVEITKYLVSYTLDVLLRCVYSSNSNCLENKDMTPFLEGNRELAQLLIKRLYNPLLIFDWIYFNTADGRKFLHHCEVVQKYSEDVILKRREELLKTSSKSRPKRKYLDLLDILLSTRDENGEGLTDTEIREETITFMTAGHDTNASALGWILYCLAMYKEHQELCREEVREVLAGRDTDDIIWEDLSKFTYVTMCIKETMRLYPIAPYVAKLSSEDIIANGQRIPKGTWLGVGIHAMQRDPAVWNDPERFDPLRFNTENSKKMDPFAFLAFSAGPRNCIGQRFAMQEMKVTVAHIVNRFLLEVDTTHAVEPYFHAILKAKTGIKLKLTLAPM, encoded by the exons ATGCTTACTCCAGCTTTTCACTTTGACATGCTCAAACAGTATGTACCAGTGTACAATGAAGTGTCCCAAAAACTGCTG GACATATGGGGTGAACACGCTGATAGAGGAGAGTCAGTAGAGATCACTAAATACTTAGTGTCGTATACACTGGATGTGTTATTGAGGTGTGTGTACTCCTCTAATAGTAACTGTCTAGAGAACAA GGATATGACTCCATTTCTAGAGGGAAACAGAGAACTAGCACAGCTTCTTATAAAACGGCTATA TAATCCACTCCTCATCTTTGACTGGATATACTTCAACACTGCTGATGGTCGCAAGTTCCTCCACCATTGTGAAGTTGTTCAAAAATATTCAGAAGATGTGATACTAAAGAGAAGAGAAGAGCTGTTGAAG ACTTCATCCAAATCACGACCAAAAAGAAAGTATCTAGATCTTCTTGACATTCTGCTTTCTACAAGG gatGAGAATGGAGAGGGGTTGACAGATACTGAGATCAGAGAGGAAACAATCACCTTCATGACAGCAGGTCATGACACTAATGCATCAG CATTAGGATGGATCCTGTACTGTCTGGCTATGTACAAGGAACACCAGGAGCTGTGTAGGGAAGAGGTCAGAGAGGTGTTAGCGGGAAGGGACACTGATGATATAATATG GGAAGACTTGTCCAAGTTCACCTATGTTACAATGTGTATTAAGGAGACAATGAGGTTATATCCAATTGCACCATATGTGGCAAAACTGTCATCAGAGGACATCATAGCTAATGGACAGAGAATTCCTAAGG GAACATGGTTGGGTGTAGGTATCCATGCTATGCAGCGTGATCCAGCAGTCTGGAATGATCCAGAG AGGTTTGATCCATTGAGATTTAACACTGAAAATAGCAAGAAAATGGATCCCTTTGCATTCTTGGCATTTTCTGCTGGCCCAAG GAATTGCATTGGTCAACGTTTTGCTATGCAAGAGATGAAAGTTACAGTCGCACATATTGTAAACAG GTTTCTGCTAGAAGTGGACACAACCCACGCTGTGGAACCTTATTTCCATGCAATATTGAAAGCAAAAACTGGAATCAAGTTGAAGTTGACCTTAGCACCAATGTAA